The following coding sequences are from one Streptomyces sp. NBC_01232 window:
- a CDS encoding rod shape-determining protein, with translation MTVSLEQLRRCHVAVDLGAARTRVYVKGAGLVVDEPSVAAVNTRTGALIAVGTFAERMTGRTPDYIRVVRPVSGGTVVDIEMAQRMLRHLLGEKLRRALRRKPRLRAAACTPHDADPLAQRATVETLVGLGARRVELVDTLIAAAVGCGLPVEQPTATMIMVCGAAATQVAVLSLGSIVTAQRIPVGGEAIDHAVVQHLRHAHELMLPSQAVRPLQLALHGNGLTAGGPASTLIHGRDVATGLARSVHVDTAAVRDAIHTPLTAVLDGIGKVLRDCPPDLVADLTDRGIMMVGGSALLPGLDQMLRDATGMPVAIAERPDVCAVLGLGAMLEGKIAPMVLNPLAE, from the coding sequence GTGACCGTCAGTCTTGAGCAGTTGCGCCGCTGCCACGTCGCCGTCGACCTGGGGGCGGCAAGGACCCGCGTGTACGTCAAGGGCGCCGGCCTCGTGGTCGACGAGCCCAGCGTCGCCGCGGTCAACACCCGCACCGGTGCCCTCATCGCCGTCGGCACCTTCGCCGAGCGGATGACCGGCCGCACGCCCGACTACATCCGGGTCGTGCGCCCCGTCTCCGGCGGCACCGTCGTCGACATCGAGATGGCCCAGCGGATGCTGCGTCACCTCCTCGGCGAGAAGCTGCGGCGCGCCCTGCGCCGCAAGCCCCGGCTGCGGGCCGCCGCCTGCACGCCCCACGACGCGGACCCGCTCGCCCAGCGGGCCACCGTGGAGACCCTGGTCGGGCTCGGCGCCCGGCGTGTCGAACTGGTCGACACCCTGATCGCGGCTGCCGTCGGCTGCGGACTCCCCGTGGAGCAGCCGACCGCGACGATGATCATGGTGTGCGGGGCCGCCGCCACCCAGGTGGCCGTCCTCTCCCTCGGATCGATCGTCACCGCCCAGCGGATCCCGGTCGGCGGCGAGGCCATCGACCACGCGGTGGTCCAGCACCTGCGCCACGCGCACGAGCTGATGCTGCCCAGCCAGGCCGTCCGGCCGCTCCAGCTGGCCCTCCACGGCAACGGGCTCACCGCTGGAGGACCGGCCTCCACCCTGATCCACGGCCGCGACGTGGCCACCGGCCTGGCCCGGTCCGTCCACGTGGACACCGCGGCGGTACGGGATGCCATCCACACGCCGCTGACCGCCGTCCTCGACGGCATCGGCAAGGTGCTGCGGGACTGCCCGCCGGACCTGGTCGCCGATCTGACGGACCGGGGGATCATGATGGTGGGCGGCAGCGCCCTGCTGCCGGGCCTGGACCAGATGCTGCGGGACGCCACCGGAATGCCCGTCGCCATCGCGGAACGGCCGGACGTGTGCGCCGTACTCGGTCTCGGCGCGATGCTCGAAGGGAAGATCGCCCCCATGGTCCTCAACCCGCTGGCCGAATGA
- a CDS encoding LysE family transporter: MSELMTPALAGTVAGLGVAMPMGAMSVLLLQEAMRNRRTAVAAAAGIAAVDLGYAALATALGPWVASHVSPVEAWVRLASAVILLVIAAHGLSRASPAPPPAPGAAAPPAPAGGGRASVAAPARPAKAFARYVGLTALNPTTALYFAALTTAQGADLRAGPAGAAFLLGVGAASLLWQQALVALGSLAGHRIPHGARVWTFRLGYGLVAAYALKIAFPLPGLG, translated from the coding sequence ATGAGCGAACTGATGACACCGGCGCTTGCGGGCACGGTCGCGGGGCTGGGCGTGGCGATGCCCATGGGTGCGATGAGCGTGCTGCTGCTCCAGGAGGCGATGCGCAACCGCCGTACGGCCGTGGCCGCGGCCGCGGGAATCGCGGCGGTCGACCTCGGCTACGCGGCCCTCGCCACCGCCCTGGGGCCCTGGGTGGCCTCCCACGTCTCGCCGGTCGAGGCCTGGGTCCGGCTGGCCTCGGCGGTGATCCTGCTGGTCATCGCGGCCCACGGCCTCTCGCGGGCCTCCCCGGCCCCGCCGCCGGCCCCCGGGGCGGCGGCGCCCCCGGCCCCGGCCGGAGGGGGCCGGGCCTCCGTCGCCGCCCCGGCACGGCCGGCCAAGGCGTTCGCCCGGTACGTCGGCCTCACCGCCCTCAACCCCACCACCGCCCTCTACTTCGCCGCCCTCACCACCGCCCAGGGCGCGGATCTGCGGGCCGGCCCGGCGGGAGCCGCCTTCCTCCTCGGTGTCGGCGCCGCCTCCCTCCTGTGGCAGCAGGCGCTCGTGGCGCTCGGCTCCCTCGCCGGTCACCGCATCCCGCACGGCGCCCGCGTCTGGACCTTCCGCCTCGGCTACGGACTGGTCGCCGCCTACGCCCTCAAGATCGCCTTCCCCCTGCCGGGCCTCGGGTGA
- a CDS encoding cupin domain-containing protein, whose translation MTTHKVNIAEKLAGFTEQWAPRRIARVNDYEVKAARLQGEFIWHTHEDTDELFLVVGGTLTIRLRDGDVVLGPGEMYVVPRGVEHCPAAAEEAQILLFEPAGTPNTGAEGGDRTREPVDA comes from the coding sequence ATGACGACACACAAGGTCAACATCGCCGAGAAGCTGGCCGGTTTCACCGAGCAGTGGGCCCCGCGGCGCATCGCCCGCGTCAACGACTACGAGGTCAAGGCCGCCCGGCTGCAGGGCGAGTTCATCTGGCACACCCACGAGGACACCGACGAGCTCTTCCTGGTGGTCGGCGGCACGCTGACGATCCGGCTGCGCGACGGGGACGTGGTCCTGGGCCCCGGGGAGATGTACGTCGTCCCGCGCGGGGTCGAGCACTGCCCCGCGGCGGCGGAGGAGGCGCAGATCCTGCTCTTCGAACCGGCCGGAACCCCGAACACCGGCGCCGAGGGCGGGGACCGCACCCGCGAGCCGGTGGACGCCTAG
- a CDS encoding aldose 1-epimerase family protein, translating into MQRSRTGRRLTLRHGRQRAVVVELGAALRSYAVGERAVIDGFAEQGPITGGRGQLLVPWPNRIGDGRYSWAGHDQELPLTEPAGGNAIHGLLRWVAWQVVEASESRAVLEVPLWPQPGYPFHLHVRAEYALGERGLEVAVTARNLDASAAPYGFGQHPYVTAGTAVVDPAVLTVPARTWLRTDERGLPVAAEPVDGTEYDLRTPRAVGALRLDTPFGDLDRDADGRAVVRLAHPSGGYGTDVWLGEGADYVQLYTGDTLPPGERRRAIAVEPMTCPPDAFRSGTGLIALAPGEEHTVRWGITAWGD; encoded by the coding sequence GTGCAGCGAAGCCGTACCGGACGGCGACTGACCCTCCGCCACGGCAGGCAGCGCGCCGTCGTCGTCGAGCTGGGCGCGGCCCTGCGGTCGTACGCGGTCGGTGAACGGGCCGTGATCGACGGATTCGCCGAACAGGGCCCGATCACCGGCGGGCGCGGCCAGCTCCTCGTGCCGTGGCCCAACCGGATCGGCGACGGCCGCTACTCCTGGGCCGGGCACGACCAGGAGCTGCCGCTCACCGAGCCGGCCGGCGGCAACGCCATCCACGGGCTGCTCCGGTGGGTCGCGTGGCAGGTCGTGGAGGCGAGCGAGAGCCGCGCCGTCCTGGAGGTCCCGCTGTGGCCGCAGCCGGGCTACCCGTTCCACCTGCACGTGCGTGCCGAGTACGCCCTGGGGGAGCGCGGGCTCGAAGTCGCCGTCACCGCGCGCAACCTCGACGCGAGTGCCGCACCCTACGGCTTCGGCCAGCACCCCTACGTCACCGCGGGCACGGCGGTCGTCGACCCGGCGGTGCTGACCGTTCCCGCCCGGACCTGGCTGCGCACCGATGAGCGCGGTCTGCCGGTGGCCGCCGAACCGGTCGACGGGACCGAGTACGACCTGCGAACGCCGCGGGCCGTCGGTGCGCTCCGGCTGGACACCCCCTTCGGCGACCTCGACCGGGACGCGGACGGCCGGGCCGTGGTGCGACTGGCCCACCCGTCGGGCGGGTACGGCACGGATGTGTGGCTCGGTGAGGGCGCCGACTACGTACAGCTCTACACCGGCGACACACTGCCGCCGGGGGAGCGCCGTCGCGCGATCGCCGTCGAGCCGATGACCTGCCCCCCGGACGCGTTCCGCAGCGGCACCGGGCTGATCGCCCTCGCCCCGGGCGAGGAGCACACCGTCCGCTGGGGGATCACGGCGTGGGGGGACTGA
- a CDS encoding carboxyl transferase domain-containing protein: MTTRLSARAAIASVTDPGSFAELPAPGEESPADGPHGPDGPLEWTGYADSRARAAARTGEQESVVTGTARIGGHEAAVISFEFGFLGGSLGERTGDRLEAAYVHAREHRLPLVSLIATGGSRMQEGMLALTQLQRVARQCVLTRAAGLPQLAVLRDPTTGGGWATLGAGADVVLALPGAQVGFAGSRVRPADADPAAYSAEGQYAAGHVDAVVPAAGLPGTLADWLRVLAAPRPAGPVEPPAALGRAAGGEPPRTGWGAVLQARHPDRPRAAAYLDAYFELRLPLSGDRAGATDPGMLCGFGLREGRAVAYAAQCGTATRPAGYRTAARVVRLAERLGIPVLTLVDTPGAANDAAAEHAGAGAAIADAFAALAAATVPVTTLLIGEGGSGGALALAAPGNTWVTPDSYFSVIAPELAAAILKRPPSAAPATADQLRIRPQDLVALGVARGIVGPARPGHGEDTA, encoded by the coding sequence GTGACGACCCGCCTCTCGGCCCGCGCGGCCATCGCCTCCGTGACCGACCCCGGCAGCTTCGCCGAACTCCCCGCCCCCGGCGAGGAGTCACCCGCCGACGGCCCCCATGGACCCGACGGCCCCCTGGAGTGGACCGGCTACGCGGACTCCCGCGCCCGCGCCGCCGCGCGCACCGGCGAGCAGGAGTCCGTGGTCACCGGTACCGCCCGCATCGGCGGCCACGAAGCCGCCGTCATCTCCTTCGAGTTCGGCTTCCTCGGCGGCTCGCTGGGCGAGCGCACCGGGGACCGGCTCGAAGCCGCGTACGTACACGCCCGCGAACACCGCCTCCCCCTCGTCTCGCTCATCGCCACCGGCGGCTCCCGGATGCAGGAGGGCATGCTCGCGCTGACACAGCTCCAGCGCGTGGCCCGCCAGTGCGTCCTGACCCGGGCCGCGGGCCTCCCCCAGCTCGCCGTACTGCGCGATCCGACCACCGGCGGCGGCTGGGCCACCCTCGGCGCCGGGGCCGATGTCGTCCTCGCGCTCCCCGGCGCCCAGGTCGGCTTCGCCGGGTCCCGGGTGCGCCCGGCGGACGCGGACCCGGCGGCCTACTCCGCCGAGGGCCAGTACGCCGCCGGCCACGTGGACGCCGTGGTGCCCGCCGCCGGGCTCCCGGGCACCCTCGCCGACTGGCTCCGCGTGCTGGCCGCGCCCCGGCCCGCCGGGCCGGTCGAACCGCCGGCGGCGCTGGGCCGCGCGGCGGGCGGAGAACCTCCGCGGACCGGCTGGGGCGCCGTGCTGCAGGCCCGTCACCCCGACCGGCCGCGCGCCGCCGCGTACCTGGACGCGTACTTCGAGCTCCGCCTGCCCCTCTCCGGGGACCGCGCGGGCGCCACCGACCCCGGCATGCTGTGCGGATTCGGGCTGCGCGAGGGCCGCGCCGTCGCCTACGCCGCCCAGTGCGGCACGGCCACCCGCCCGGCGGGCTACCGTACGGCCGCCCGCGTCGTCCGCCTCGCCGAAAGGCTCGGCATCCCCGTGCTCACCCTGGTGGACACCCCGGGCGCGGCCAACGACGCCGCCGCCGAGCACGCGGGCGCCGGCGCGGCCATCGCGGACGCCTTCGCGGCGCTGGCCGCGGCCACGGTCCCCGTCACCACCCTGCTGATCGGCGAGGGCGGCTCGGGCGGCGCCCTCGCGCTGGCCGCGCCGGGGAACACCTGGGTCACCCCGGACAGCTACTTCTCGGTGATCGCCCCGGAACTGGCGGCGGCCATCCTCAAGCGCCCGCCGTCGGCCGCCCCGGCCACGGCGGACCAGCTCCGCATCCGCCCCCAGGACCTGGTCGCCCTGGGCGTGGCCCGCGGCATCGTCGGCCCGGCCCGGCCCGGCCACGGCGAGGACACCGCCTAG
- a CDS encoding helix-turn-helix domain-containing protein encodes MAAIRPRSTVSAWQPPVTGIAEVFHARFTEHAYPAHVHDTWALMILDGGRVDFALDGERHRVGVSDQVILLPPGVAHDGRTVNGTGFRKRVLYLETSVLPERLAGAAVDAPLPAGPALRERMHGLHLALAERDPFEAQSRLAFVAERLHGWLAGHAAELPGPGPGAAPGAKVAVRLRELLDARVAEGITLAEASAELGHLHPTHLIRSFGAAYGLPPHAYLTARRVALARRLLLAGVRPAEAAVAAGFYDQAHLTRHFGRHVGISPARFARSGRL; translated from the coding sequence ATGGCCGCGATACGTCCGCGCAGCACCGTGTCCGCCTGGCAGCCGCCGGTGACCGGCATCGCCGAGGTCTTCCACGCCCGCTTCACCGAGCACGCGTACCCGGCCCATGTGCACGACACCTGGGCGCTGATGATCCTCGACGGCGGGCGGGTGGACTTCGCCCTCGACGGGGAACGGCACCGCGTCGGGGTGTCGGACCAGGTGATCCTGCTGCCGCCGGGGGTGGCCCACGACGGGCGGACCGTGAACGGGACGGGGTTCCGAAAGCGCGTGCTGTACCTGGAGACCTCGGTGCTGCCGGAGCGGCTGGCCGGAGCCGCCGTCGACGCCCCGCTGCCGGCCGGTCCGGCGCTGCGCGAGCGGATGCACGGGCTGCACCTGGCGCTCGCGGAGCGGGACCCCTTCGAGGCCCAGTCGCGGCTCGCCTTCGTGGCGGAGCGGCTGCACGGGTGGCTGGCGGGGCACGCTGCCGAGCTGCCGGGGCCCGGGCCGGGCGCGGCGCCGGGCGCGAAGGTCGCCGTACGGCTGCGCGAACTGCTCGACGCGCGGGTGGCCGAGGGGATCACCCTGGCGGAGGCCTCGGCCGAGCTCGGGCACCTGCACCCCACCCACCTGATCCGGAGCTTCGGCGCGGCGTACGGGCTGCCGCCGCACGCGTACCTGACCGCGCGGCGGGTGGCCCTCGCGCGGCGGTTGCTGCTGGCGGGGGTCCGGCCGGCCGAGGCGGCGGTGGCCGCGGGGTTCTACGACCAGGCGCACCTGACACGGCACTTCGGGCGGCACGTCGGGATCAGCCCGGCGCGGTTCGCCCGGTCCGGCCGGCTGTGA
- a CDS encoding sensor histidine kinase: protein MRPQEPAKPDRPGEEAASLPVLLEAVLNVGSELELHATLQHVVDSATELCAARYGALGVVDPERVLLTQLFTAGLTEEERAAIPHLPDARSGVLGALVSDPRPLLLDDVTQDPRAAGFPPGHPPMHSLLGVPIRVHTEVFGNLYLTEKRGGGPFTDDDLSLLRVLASQAGIAIGNARLYETARRRERWIDGAAAVTTTLLAGRPAADALMCVAERARLLADAAAGVVLQPTPEGGMEIVAASTQGDPGDLVGTAIAPGSPVLVQLLGGEPVFIEDSATDPRMTTHVRERFGPSMMLPLQSGGQLIGTLALPRARGGPAYDAVDRLLASQFASQAALALVLADAQHDREQLAVYEDRDRIARDLHDLVVQRLFATEMMLESTRRRAANAPSGDTVGDELGRAVDELDSTIQEVRTAIFALQQPPTDAPTTFRGRVLRETGGAAAVLGFQPSVHFSGAVDALLPEPVAGDLLGALRGALAAAHRRGGITFIDVQVEADPSRVRLTVADDGRTESGARGTTVTWESVL, encoded by the coding sequence ATGAGGCCCCAGGAGCCCGCGAAGCCCGACCGGCCCGGCGAGGAGGCGGCGAGCCTTCCGGTACTGCTGGAAGCAGTCCTCAACGTCGGGTCCGAGCTGGAGCTGCACGCCACCCTCCAGCACGTCGTGGACTCGGCGACCGAGCTGTGCGCGGCCCGGTACGGAGCGCTCGGGGTCGTCGACCCCGAGCGCGTCCTGCTGACCCAGCTGTTCACGGCCGGGCTGACCGAGGAGGAGCGGGCCGCGATCCCGCACCTGCCGGACGCACGGTCCGGCGTGCTCGGAGCCCTCGTCAGCGACCCCCGCCCGCTGCTCCTGGACGACGTCACCCAGGACCCGCGGGCGGCCGGTTTCCCGCCGGGCCACCCGCCCATGCACAGCCTCCTGGGTGTCCCGATCCGGGTGCACACGGAGGTCTTCGGCAACCTCTACCTCACCGAGAAGCGGGGCGGCGGCCCCTTCACGGACGACGACCTCTCCCTGCTGCGCGTCCTGGCCTCGCAGGCGGGGATAGCGATCGGCAACGCCCGGCTCTACGAGACCGCGCGCCGCCGGGAGCGCTGGATCGACGGCGCCGCCGCCGTGACCACGACCCTGCTCGCCGGCCGCCCGGCCGCGGACGCCCTGATGTGCGTGGCCGAACGGGCCCGGCTGCTGGCGGACGCCGCGGCCGGGGTGGTGCTCCAGCCGACCCCCGAGGGCGGCATGGAGATCGTGGCCGCCTCCACGCAGGGGGACCCCGGGGACCTGGTGGGGACGGCGATCGCGCCCGGTTCGCCGGTGCTGGTACAACTCCTCGGCGGCGAGCCCGTCTTCATCGAGGACTCGGCGACGGACCCCCGGATGACCACGCACGTGCGCGAGCGGTTCGGGCCGAGCATGATGCTCCCGCTGCAGAGCGGCGGCCAGCTGATCGGCACCCTGGCCCTGCCCCGCGCCCGCGGCGGTCCCGCGTACGACGCGGTGGACCGGCTGCTCGCCTCGCAGTTCGCCTCCCAGGCCGCGCTGGCCCTCGTACTGGCGGACGCCCAGCACGACCGCGAGCAGCTGGCGGTGTACGAGGACCGCGACCGGATCGCGCGGGACCTGCACGACCTGGTGGTCCAGCGGCTCTTCGCCACGGAGATGATGCTCGAGAGCACCCGGCGGCGGGCCGCGAACGCCCCGTCCGGGGACACGGTGGGCGACGAACTGGGCCGGGCCGTGGACGAGCTGGACTCCACCATCCAGGAGGTCCGGACGGCCATCTTCGCCCTCCAGCAGCCGCCGACCGACGCCCCGACGACCTTCCGGGGCCGGGTGCTGCGCGAGACGGGCGGGGCGGCCGCCGTGCTCGGCTTCCAGCCGTCGGTGCACTTCTCGGGTGCGGTGGACGCCCTGCTGCCGGAGCCGGTGGCGGGCGACCTGCTCGGGGCCCTGCGCGGCGCCCTGGCCGCGGCGCACCGGCGCGGCGGGATCACCTTCATCGACGTGCAGGTGGAGGCGGACCCGTCCCGGGTCCGTCTGACGGTGGCGGACGACGGCCGTACGGAGTCGGGAGCGCGGGGCACGACGGTGACGTGGGAGTCGGTGCTGTAG
- a CDS encoding carboxylate-amine ligase, producing MIEPGNSTTSTGTTQNTVRPTVPLTVGVEEEFLLVDARTFRVVPAAPLVLATAGGLPGELHPEGTRYQVEISTPIAHSAATLRAELAALRRTLGRAARAHGCRLLAAPSPVVAVQGPLHLTDDEPRQREQHRRFGALTDTLVSCGRHIHIGTLDVDTAVAVSNRIRPWLPTLIALAANSPFWGGRDTGHASWRAMAWSGWPSAGLPPHFTSTAHFRRSVQTLLGSGAALDTKMVYWDLRPSGHWPTLEIRAPDMSPDIDSAVLQAELARALVSTALREIAERRPEPAVRDDVLRLARWRAAHDGLEGFGLDPYSGTELPAADLAEALLDLVAPELAASGDLDHAAKTLAGLLRDGSGAHRQRAAFARRQDLTDVLRHLTDETEAF from the coding sequence GTGATCGAACCTGGCAACAGCACCACGAGCACCGGCACGACGCAGAACACGGTGCGCCCCACCGTCCCCCTCACCGTCGGAGTCGAGGAGGAGTTCCTGCTCGTCGACGCCCGCACCTTCCGGGTGGTCCCCGCCGCCCCGCTGGTCCTGGCGACGGCCGGCGGGCTGCCCGGCGAGCTGCATCCCGAGGGCACCCGCTACCAGGTGGAGATATCCACCCCGATAGCGCACTCGGCCGCCACCCTGCGCGCCGAGCTCGCCGCCCTGCGGCGCACCCTCGGCCGGGCCGCCCGCGCCCACGGCTGCCGGCTGCTGGCCGCCCCCTCGCCGGTCGTCGCCGTGCAGGGGCCGCTGCACCTGACCGACGACGAGCCGCGCCAGCGCGAGCAGCACCGCCGTTTCGGCGCGCTCACCGACACCCTCGTCAGCTGCGGCCGCCACATCCACATCGGCACGCTCGACGTGGACACGGCGGTGGCCGTGTCCAACCGGATCAGACCCTGGCTGCCCACGCTGATCGCGCTGGCCGCGAACTCGCCGTTCTGGGGCGGCCGCGACACCGGTCACGCCAGCTGGCGGGCGATGGCCTGGTCCGGCTGGCCCTCGGCGGGCCTGCCCCCGCACTTCACGTCCACGGCCCACTTCCGGCGCTCGGTCCAGACCCTGCTCGGCTCCGGGGCGGCCCTGGACACCAAGATGGTCTATTGGGACCTGCGCCCGTCCGGGCACTGGCCGACGCTCGAGATCCGGGCGCCCGACATGTCCCCGGACATCGACTCGGCCGTCCTCCAGGCGGAGCTGGCCCGCGCCCTGGTCTCGACGGCACTGCGCGAGATCGCGGAGCGGCGTCCCGAGCCGGCCGTACGGGACGACGTACTGCGTCTCGCGCGCTGGCGGGCGGCCCACGACGGCCTAGAGGGATTCGGCCTCGACCCGTACTCGGGGACGGAGCTCCCCGCGGCGGACCTGGCGGAGGCCCTGCTGGACCTGGTCGCCCCGGAACTGGCCGCCTCCGGCGACCTCGACCACGCGGCCAAGACCCTGGCGGGTCTCCTGCGGGACGGGTCGGGTGCCCACCGCCAGCGTGCGGCGTTCGCCCGCCGCCAGGACCTGACGGACGTACTGCGCCACCTCACGGACGAGACGGAGGCCTTCTGA
- a CDS encoding Lrp/AsnC family transcriptional regulator produces MDRLDREILGILQQDARISYRDLGVRVGLSANATADRVRRMRREGVIRAFTTIVDPAADTGAGLVVFIDVTLRQDTTNEEFERQVARLPGITEVVHVTGQHDYLVRARAADPAALDGLLRRLKREAGVAQSNTRIALRAATRPGQ; encoded by the coding sequence ATGGACCGCCTCGACAGGGAAATCCTCGGCATCCTGCAGCAGGATGCGCGGATCTCGTACCGGGACCTGGGTGTCCGTGTCGGCCTCAGCGCCAATGCCACCGCCGACCGGGTGCGGCGGATGCGCCGCGAGGGGGTGATCCGTGCCTTCACCACGATCGTCGATCCGGCCGCCGACACCGGCGCCGGGCTCGTCGTCTTCATCGACGTCACCCTGCGCCAGGACACCACCAACGAGGAGTTCGAGCGGCAGGTCGCCAGGCTCCCCGGGATCACCGAGGTCGTGCACGTGACCGGCCAGCACGACTACCTCGTCCGCGCCCGGGCCGCCGACCCCGCCGCCCTCGACGGGCTGCTCCGCCGGCTGAAGCGGGAGGCGGGGGTGGCCCAGTCCAACACCCGGATCGCCCTGCGCGCCGCCACCCGCCCGGGTCAGTGA
- a CDS encoding esterase/lipase family protein, whose amino-acid sequence MLTARQRMQALPALLTLLSLCLALAAPARAAGAADRAVPRNPVVFVHGYNADPGVWGALRADLRATGYTDAELFSFGYDTHLSVNEVLAGRLGAYVDQVRRETGAARVDVVAHSFGSLVSRWYVKFGGGAAAVDHWVSLAGPNRGTSTAWACALWDQACRDMTPGSYVVKKLNAGDGTPGAVKYATFWSDCDEVVNPDDSVPLAGAANTPVGCLGHNDLLGDDGTSAGVRAFLAS is encoded by the coding sequence ATGCTGACGGCCCGACAGAGAATGCAGGCACTTCCGGCGCTCCTGACACTCCTGTCGCTCTGCCTCGCGCTGGCGGCCCCCGCCCGCGCCGCCGGTGCCGCCGATCGGGCCGTCCCCCGCAATCCGGTCGTCTTCGTACACGGCTACAACGCCGACCCGGGCGTCTGGGGAGCCCTGCGCGCGGACCTGCGGGCCACCGGGTACACCGACGCGGAGCTCTTCTCCTTCGGCTACGACACCCACCTGTCCGTCAACGAGGTCCTCGCCGGGCGGCTCGGCGCCTACGTCGACCAGGTCCGCCGGGAGACCGGCGCCGCCAGGGTCGATGTCGTCGCGCACTCCTTCGGCTCGCTGGTCAGCCGCTGGTACGTGAAGTTCGGCGGCGGCGCGGCCGCCGTGGACCACTGGGTCTCGCTGGCCGGACCCAACCGCGGCACCTCCACCGCCTGGGCCTGCGCCCTGTGGGACCAGGCCTGCCGGGACATGACCCCCGGGTCGTACGTGGTGAAGAAGCTGAACGCCGGCGACGGGACCCCGGGCGCCGTGAAGTACGCGACCTTCTGGTCCGACTGCGACGAGGTCGTCAACCCGGACGACAGCGTCCCGCTGGCCGGAGCCGCCAATACGCCGGTGGGCTGCCTGGGGCACAACGACCTGCTCGGCGACGACGGAACCTCGGCCGGAGTCCGCGCCTTCCTCGCCTCCTAG
- a CDS encoding MFS transporter — MTPETAPPRPPQRIFADLTPLSVSLDYRRLWFGGTISWVGQAMTTLAISLQVYDITGSSFSVGLVGLFSLVPLVVFGLYGGAIADTVDRRKLGLYSSLGAATLSVALAAAALLGFHHVWFLYAVVALQAVCGALTGPARSAMIPRLLPTELLPAANALNSVTMTFGMMAGPALGGVIVTFGGYETAYLIDAVTFTAALYAMWRLPSMKPDRAEGARGRASVIDGLRFLGTRPNIRMTFFSDLAAMVLAQPRALFPAVAGLWFGGGAGTVGLLVAASAAGALLGGLFSGWQGRIRRHGLAILLAVAGWGLAVAVFGLTRNLWLGMFFLALAGYADTASMVFRTTMLQAATPDDMRGRLQGVFIVVVAGGPRLGDFLAGTAAELTSPTTAVTGGGLACVLVLGLLALRWRNFARYDARSPQA; from the coding sequence GTGACCCCCGAGACCGCTCCGCCCCGCCCCCCGCAGCGAATATTCGCCGACCTCACCCCGCTGAGCGTGTCCCTGGACTACCGGCGGCTGTGGTTCGGCGGAACCATCTCCTGGGTCGGCCAGGCGATGACCACCCTCGCGATCTCGCTGCAGGTCTACGACATCACGGGGTCCAGCTTCTCGGTCGGGCTCGTGGGGCTCTTCTCGCTCGTCCCGCTCGTCGTCTTCGGTCTCTACGGCGGCGCGATCGCCGACACCGTGGACCGGCGCAAGCTCGGCCTCTACAGCTCGCTGGGCGCCGCCACGCTGTCGGTCGCGCTCGCCGCGGCGGCGCTGCTCGGCTTCCACCACGTCTGGTTCCTGTACGCCGTCGTCGCGCTCCAGGCGGTCTGCGGGGCGCTCACCGGACCGGCGCGCTCCGCCATGATCCCCAGGCTGCTGCCGACCGAACTGCTGCCCGCGGCCAACGCCCTGAACTCCGTGACCATGACCTTCGGGATGATGGCCGGCCCGGCCCTGGGCGGGGTCATCGTCACCTTCGGGGGCTACGAGACGGCCTACCTGATCGACGCCGTCACCTTCACCGCCGCGCTCTACGCGATGTGGCGGCTGCCGTCGATGAAGCCCGACCGGGCCGAGGGCGCGCGGGGCCGGGCCTCCGTCATCGACGGCCTGCGCTTCCTCGGTACCCGGCCGAACATCCGGATGACCTTCTTCTCCGACCTGGCCGCCATGGTGCTGGCGCAGCCCCGGGCGCTGTTCCCGGCCGTCGCCGGGCTCTGGTTCGGCGGCGGCGCCGGCACGGTAGGCCTGCTGGTCGCCGCCTCGGCCGCCGGGGCGCTGCTGGGCGGTCTGTTCTCCGGCTGGCAGGGCCGCATCCGCCGGCACGGACTGGCGATCCTGCTCGCCGTGGCCGGCTGGGGGCTGGCCGTCGCCGTGTTCGGGCTCACCCGGAACCTGTGGCTCGGCATGTTCTTCCTGGCGCTGGCCGGCTACGCGGACACCGCCTCGATGGTGTTCCGCACCACCATGCTCCAGGCCGCCACCCCCGACGACATGCGGGGCCGCCTCCAGGGCGTGTTCATCGTGGTCGTCGCGGGCGGGCCCCGGCTCGGGGACTTCCTCGCCGGGACCGCCGCCGAACTGACCTCCCCGACCACGGCCGTCACGGGCGGGGGACTGGCCTGCGTGCTGGTGCTGGGACTGCTCGCACTGCGCTGGCGGAACTTCGCCCGCTACGACGCGCGGTCCCCGCAGGCCTAG